A window of the Bacillus sp. A301a_S52 genome harbors these coding sequences:
- the rsmA gene encoding 16S rRNA (adenine(1518)-N(6)/adenine(1519)-N(6))-dimethyltransferase RsmA — translation MVKDIATPARTQEILKKHGFSFKKSLGQNFLIDTNILTNIVEAANLTETSGVLEIGPGIGALTEQSAKVAERVLAFEIDQRLIPILKETLAPFSHVNVIHKDVLKANVREEMSKFFHEDQDVAVVANLPYYITTPILMKLLEDKLPVRVIVVMLQKEVAERIAAAPGSKDYGSLSIAAQYYAKAETVFTVPKTVFIPQPNVDSAILRLTVRDEPPVSVNSEQRFFQIVQASFAQRRKTLLNNLSAYFKDTLSKQVVAERLQSLNIDPKRRGESLSMEEFARIENNMGENQ, via the coding sequence ATGGTTAAGGATATTGCGACACCAGCGAGAACACAGGAAATTCTTAAAAAACATGGCTTTTCATTCAAAAAAAGCTTAGGACAGAACTTTCTCATTGACACGAATATTTTAACGAACATAGTTGAGGCTGCCAATTTAACAGAAACATCAGGTGTGTTAGAAATTGGACCAGGCATTGGGGCGTTGACTGAACAGTCGGCTAAAGTGGCAGAACGCGTGTTAGCTTTTGAAATTGATCAGCGGCTTATACCTATATTAAAGGAGACATTAGCACCTTTCTCACATGTGAATGTGATTCATAAAGATGTGTTGAAGGCAAACGTTAGAGAAGAGATGAGCAAGTTCTTTCATGAAGATCAGGATGTAGCAGTTGTGGCAAATTTACCTTATTACATCACGACACCTATATTAATGAAATTACTTGAGGATAAGCTACCGGTGAGAGTGATTGTTGTTATGCTTCAAAAAGAAGTGGCAGAACGAATCGCTGCTGCCCCAGGATCAAAAGATTACGGGTCTCTTTCGATTGCAGCGCAATATTATGCAAAGGCAGAGACCGTTTTCACTGTACCTAAAACCGTGTTTATCCCCCAGCCTAATGTGGACTCAGCTATTCTAAGACTTACTGTTAGAGACGAGCCCCCTGTGAGTGTGAACAGTGAACAGCGCTTTTTTCAAATCGTACAAGCCTCGTTTGCCCAACGGAGAAAAACATTATTAAATAATCTTTCTGCCTATTTTAAAGATACGTTAAGTAAACAGGTAGTAGCAGAAAGATTGCAGAGTTTAAATATCGACCCGAAAAGACGTGGAGAATCTCTTTCAATGGAGGAATTTGCTCGCATTGAAAATAATATGGGAGAGAATCAATAA
- a CDS encoding TatD family hydrolase yields the protein MLFDTHVHLNADQFSDDVDHVIENAKQAGVEMMLVVGFDEKTIKKAMNLIDHYDFLYAAIGWHPVDAIDLTDEYLTWIEELAGHSKVVAIGETGLDYHWDKSPVDIQKEAFRKQIQLAKKLKLPLIIHDREAHEDIVQVLKEEKAEEIGGIMHCFAGNSEIAQQCLAMNFYISFGGPVTFKNAKLPKEVSKEIPLERLLIETDAPYLAPHPYRGKRNEPAYVTLVAEKIAEIKGLSYEEVAQITTENAKRLFGIS from the coding sequence ATGCTTTTTGATACACATGTTCATTTAAATGCTGATCAATTTTCAGATGATGTGGATCACGTCATCGAAAATGCGAAACAGGCAGGTGTCGAAATGATGCTTGTAGTAGGGTTTGACGAAAAAACAATCAAGAAAGCCATGAACTTAATTGATCACTATGATTTTTTGTATGCAGCGATCGGTTGGCATCCAGTAGACGCCATCGATCTCACTGATGAGTATTTAACGTGGATAGAGGAGCTGGCTGGGCATTCGAAAGTAGTGGCTATTGGCGAAACGGGCTTAGATTATCATTGGGATAAATCACCTGTTGACATCCAAAAAGAGGCGTTTAGAAAACAGATTCAATTAGCAAAGAAATTAAAACTTCCGCTCATCATTCATGATAGGGAGGCACACGAAGATATTGTGCAAGTGTTAAAAGAAGAGAAGGCGGAAGAGATAGGTGGTATTATGCATTGTTTTGCAGGGAACAGCGAGATTGCACAACAATGTCTAGCGATGAATTTCTACATTTCTTTTGGAGGACCAGTGACATTTAAGAATGCCAAACTACCCAAAGAAGTGTCTAAGGAAATCCCGTTAGAACGCTTACTTATTGAAACCGATGCCCCTTACCTTGCACCACATCCTTATAGGGGAAAACGAAATGAACCAGCCTATGTGACGTTAGTGGCCGAAAAAATAGCTGAGATAAAAGGGCTTTCCTATGAGGAAGTGGCACAAATCACTACCGAAAATGCTAAAAGACTTTTCGGGATATCTTGA
- a CDS encoding DUF348 domain-containing protein, translating to MIQWTKQLPVRFAWRKIAVSSVGVLTLMTVLVLAIYEFTKTEVTVEANGELLSVYTHASTVEEVLDEQNIEVGEHDLIKPAIDTAIDDAMIIIYKNAQEVYVHLDEEEETVFTTSETVGELMDELDIEVEEYDDVTPSLEEPIVEGLTIHYESAFQVTLFSDDEEETLWTTSTTVADFLEKESITLEELDRVEPSEDEKIVEETDINVIRVEKVTDVVEEAVDFATVTENDSSLEEGSEKVKQQGQRGKVEKHYEVVFENGEEVSRELVKEDVVEESEDRIVAVGTQQPVETVSRGSNSSSGSGSTNESSSSNNEWRTFTATAYTANCNGCSGVTATGIDLNANPNANVIAVDPNVIPLGSRVEVKGHGTYIAGDTGGAIQGNKIDIFIPNRDQVRAFGRRTVELRVLD from the coding sequence ATGATTCAATGGACAAAGCAGCTTCCTGTGCGTTTTGCATGGCGGAAGATTGCCGTATCCAGTGTTGGCGTCCTAACGTTGATGACTGTCCTTGTCTTAGCTATTTATGAATTTACGAAGACGGAAGTGACGGTTGAAGCAAATGGTGAATTACTATCTGTCTATACGCATGCATCAACGGTAGAGGAAGTGCTGGATGAACAAAACATTGAAGTAGGCGAACATGATCTTATCAAACCAGCCATAGATACAGCCATAGATGACGCAATGATAATCATATATAAAAATGCCCAAGAAGTTTATGTCCATCTTGACGAGGAAGAGGAGACCGTATTTACAACGAGTGAGACGGTTGGTGAATTGATGGATGAGCTGGACATTGAAGTAGAAGAATATGATGATGTTACACCATCATTGGAAGAGCCAATCGTTGAAGGATTAACTATCCATTATGAGTCGGCATTTCAAGTTACGCTATTTTCTGATGATGAAGAAGAAACACTTTGGACTACTTCGACAACGGTCGCTGACTTTTTAGAAAAAGAAAGCATCACCTTAGAAGAACTGGACCGCGTTGAACCGTCTGAAGACGAGAAAATCGTAGAAGAGACGGATATAAATGTTATCCGGGTAGAAAAGGTCACCGATGTTGTGGAAGAAGCTGTAGACTTTGCTACTGTCACAGAAAATGATTCCTCATTAGAAGAGGGATCAGAGAAAGTGAAGCAACAGGGACAGCGAGGGAAAGTAGAAAAGCATTATGAAGTAGTCTTTGAGAACGGCGAAGAAGTTTCCCGTGAACTGGTTAAGGAAGACGTCGTGGAAGAGAGTGAAGATCGAATAGTAGCTGTCGGTACTCAGCAACCTGTTGAAACGGTCTCACGTGGGTCTAATTCCTCTTCAGGTTCTGGATCTACAAACGAATCAAGCTCTTCTAACAATGAATGGAGAACTTTCACTGCCACTGCGTATACGGCAAATTGCAATGGATGCTCAGGCGTGACGGCAACAGGGATAGATTTAAATGCTAATCCTAATGCTAATGTTATTGCTGTAGATCCAAATGTTATTCCACTTGGTTCCCGTGTAGAAGTAAAAGGACACGGAACGTATATTGCTGGAGATACGGGTGGTGCTATTCAAGGTAACAAAATTGATATCTTTATTCCTAATCGTGACCAAGTCAGGGCATTTGGAAGACGAACAGTTGAATTACGTGTATTGGACTAA
- the purR gene encoding pur operon repressor gives MKYRRSGRLVDMTQYLLSHPHQLIPLTFFSSRYQSAKSSISEDIGIVKDILEKKHLGTVATSAGASGGVTFIPTVNMEEAGQLIDQLCDKLQDPERLLPGGYLYMMDIIGDPALMQELGRIFASHYRHSDVNAVMTMATKGIPMAYAVATHLHVPVCIVRHEQRITEGSIVSINYVSGSTKRIQTMSLARRSLAPNSNVLIVDDFMKAGGTIRGMMDLVKEFQSTVAGVGVLTEAVHDEEKLVSAYTSLTKLSRVDEKNQQIQVERGTIFN, from the coding sequence ATGAAATACCGACGAAGCGGGCGGTTAGTGGATATGACGCAGTATTTATTATCACATCCACATCAGCTTATACCGTTAACATTTTTTTCTAGTCGATACCAATCGGCAAAATCATCTATTAGTGAGGATATCGGTATCGTTAAAGATATTTTGGAAAAGAAACATTTAGGAACAGTTGCTACATCAGCTGGAGCATCTGGTGGTGTAACATTTATTCCAACAGTTAATATGGAAGAGGCAGGACAGCTTATCGATCAGCTGTGCGACAAACTCCAAGACCCAGAGAGGTTATTGCCCGGCGGGTATTTATATATGATGGATATTATTGGAGACCCCGCATTGATGCAAGAATTGGGAAGAATATTCGCCTCCCATTACCGGCATAGTGATGTGAATGCTGTCATGACAATGGCCACGAAGGGAATACCGATGGCGTATGCTGTCGCTACACATCTTCATGTTCCTGTCTGCATTGTCCGACATGAACAAAGAATTACAGAAGGATCGATTGTGAGCATTAACTATGTATCTGGATCAACTAAAAGGATTCAGACAATGTCGCTTGCCAGAAGAAGTCTTGCCCCTAATTCTAACGTTCTCATTGTAGATGATTTTATGAAAGCAGGTGGGACGATCCGTGGGATGATGGATCTTGTGAAAGAATTTCAATCCACGGTGGCAGGGGTAGGCGTTCTAACTGAAGCTGTTCATGATGAGGAAAAGCTTGTGAGTGCCTATACTTCTTTAACAAAGCTGTCACGAGTAGATGAAAAGAACCAGCAGATTCAAGTTGAGCGTGGAACTATTTTTAATTGA
- a CDS encoding Veg family protein, translating to MAKTLSEIKQVLEANVGKKITIQANGGRKKMIERSGLLEGIYPAVFTVKLDRSEHSVERLSYSYTDVLTETVKLTMPEELADEA from the coding sequence ATGGCGAAAACATTATCGGAGATTAAACAGGTTTTGGAAGCAAATGTAGGCAAAAAAATTACGATTCAAGCAAATGGTGGTCGTAAAAAAATGATCGAGCGCTCAGGTTTATTGGAAGGTATTTATCCTGCAGTGTTTACGGTTAAGCTGGATCGTAGTGAACATTCCGTTGAAAGACTCTCTTATAGTTATACTGACGTACTCACAGAAACAGTTAAGTTGACGATGCCTGAAGAGTTGGCAGACGAAGCTTAA
- the rnmV gene encoding ribonuclease M5 — MAKKIKEMIVVEGKNDTNTLKNWFDCDTIETNGSAISLETIEKIRLALKKRGVIVMTDPDYPGEKIRKTIDQQVPGCKHAFLSKEVARDLRRRKIGIEHASKENLWAALEASKPSFSEEYDEGQINDVTRASLQRAGLIAGGLAKRRRELLGKELCIGYTNGKQLYKRLKQFRVTQEDFERALANVEKELYRHG, encoded by the coding sequence ATGGCAAAGAAAATTAAGGAAATGATTGTAGTTGAAGGTAAAAATGATACGAACACCCTTAAAAATTGGTTTGATTGCGATACGATCGAAACAAACGGCTCCGCAATCTCCCTAGAGACAATTGAAAAAATCCGCCTTGCACTGAAAAAGCGTGGTGTGATTGTAATGACAGATCCCGACTACCCTGGCGAAAAGATAAGAAAAACGATCGATCAGCAAGTTCCTGGCTGTAAGCATGCTTTTTTATCAAAAGAGGTTGCAAGAGATCTGAGACGACGAAAAATTGGTATTGAGCATGCCTCGAAGGAAAATCTCTGGGCTGCTCTCGAAGCATCTAAACCATCGTTCAGTGAGGAATATGACGAGGGACAGATAAATGACGTCACTCGAGCTTCTTTACAGAGAGCAGGATTAATTGCTGGTGGTTTAGCTAAACGACGCCGTGAACTACTCGGTAAAGAGTTGTGCATCGGTTATACTAATGGCAAGCAGCTATATAAAAGACTAAAACAATTTAGAGTCACGCAAGAGGATTTTGAGCGAGCGCTGGCCAATGTTGAGAAGGAGCTGTATAGACATGGTTAA
- the spoVG gene encoding septation regulator SpoVG, with the protein MEVTDVRLRRVNTEGRMLAIASITIDDEFVVHDIRVIDGNNGMFVAMPSKRTPDGEFRDIAHPISSKTREKIQSAVLGEYERAGEDEEAYEEAGAS; encoded by the coding sequence ATGGAAGTGACTGATGTGAGACTGCGCCGAGTTAATACGGAAGGCCGAATGCTTGCGATTGCATCTATTACAATTGACGATGAATTCGTCGTTCATGATATTCGGGTAATTGATGGCAACAATGGCATGTTTGTGGCTATGCCGAGTAAACGGACGCCTGATGGGGAATTTAGGGACATTGCTCATCCTATTTCGTCTAAAACACGGGAAAAAATTCAATCGGCCGTATTAGGGGAATATGAACGAGCCGGAGAAGATGAAGAAGCATATGAAGAAGCAGGTGCTTCATAA
- a CDS encoding small, acid-soluble spore protein, alpha/beta type, translated as MSRRRGVMSDQFKEELAKELGFYDTVKKEGWGGIRSRDAGNMVKRAIEIAQEHAKK; from the coding sequence ATGAGCAGACGCCGTGGTGTCATGTCAGATCAGTTTAAAGAAGAGCTTGCAAAAGAACTGGGATTTTATGATACCGTTAAAAAAGAAGGATGGGGCGGAATACGTTCGAGAGATGCTGGTAACATGGTAAAACGAGCGATTGAAATCGCTCAGGAGCATGCTAAGAAGTAG
- the yabG gene encoding sporulation peptidase YabG, whose product MAEFKVGQIVGRSSYDCDVLFRIHKLNGGIAELHGEEVRLVADAPIDDLVFIQEEERKERKKKQKVKEDSCYHLFRQERRLVREQNDYEMTSGYTKKNSYFEMPGKVLHLDGDQLYLKKCTDIYDRLGVPVYGVYLPEKEMPQQIGALIEMVRPDLVVITGHDAYIQSRGDKTDIKAYRNSKYFAESVREARKLVPYMDHLMIFAGACQSHFQSILKAGANFASSPERVNIHALDPVYVVSKVSLTPFTDRISVWDILKTTLSGEKGLGGLESVGAMRRGAPFFADKHDDNERYSGRHII is encoded by the coding sequence ATGGCAGAGTTCAAAGTGGGTCAAATTGTAGGCCGTTCATCTTATGATTGTGATGTCTTATTCCGTATTCATAAATTAAATGGAGGGATAGCGGAATTACATGGAGAAGAAGTGCGTCTTGTGGCTGATGCCCCAATTGATGACCTTGTCTTTATTCAGGAAGAGGAACGTAAAGAAAGAAAAAAGAAACAAAAGGTCAAAGAGGACAGCTGCTATCACTTATTTCGCCAGGAGCGCAGACTGGTTAGAGAACAAAATGACTATGAAATGACATCGGGTTACACAAAAAAAAACTCTTATTTCGAAATGCCAGGAAAAGTCCTTCACCTAGATGGTGATCAATTATATTTGAAAAAATGTACAGACATCTATGATCGACTTGGTGTCCCTGTGTATGGTGTCTACTTACCAGAAAAAGAAATGCCTCAGCAAATTGGGGCTCTAATTGAAATGGTCAGGCCTGATTTGGTTGTCATAACCGGTCATGATGCGTATATTCAATCACGAGGAGATAAAACAGATATTAAAGCTTATCGTAATTCTAAGTATTTTGCAGAGTCCGTTCGGGAAGCACGGAAATTGGTGCCTTATATGGATCATCTGATGATTTTTGCGGGAGCTTGTCAGTCTCATTTTCAATCAATATTGAAAGCAGGAGCAAATTTTGCTAGCTCACCTGAAAGAGTGAATATCCACGCTTTGGATCCTGTGTATGTTGTATCGAAAGTGAGTTTAACCCCATTTACAGACAGAATTAGTGTATGGGACATTTTAAAAACCACCCTTTCTGGTGAAAAAGGATTAGGCGGACTTGAGTCAGTAGGTGCGATGAGAAGAGGAGCCCCTTTTTTTGCAGATAAACATGACGATAATGAGCGTTACTCAGGTCGGCACATAATATAA
- a CDS encoding 4-(cytidine 5'-diphospho)-2-C-methyl-D-erythritol kinase: MEKVFKAPAKINLTLDVLGKRDDGYHEVEMIMTTVDLADRIHLKLLNSHDIRIEVNKGHVPANKHNHAYQAAYLLKKAFNIQTGVSIFIDKKIPVSAGLAGGSTDAAAVLRGLNDMWDLGLSLEELANIGLQIGSDVPFCVYGGTAVARGRGEKLSFISTPPPSCWVVLAKTPAGVSTKDIYGSLQLDNMSRPDTAGMIRAIEQQDFNGICSRLENVMEPATFKFAPEVNMIKERLIQFGADGTVMSGSGPTVFSLTRSDAKAERLYNGLKGFMEEVFVVRILGERYEGFKK; this comes from the coding sequence ATGGAAAAAGTCTTTAAAGCCCCAGCGAAAATAAATTTAACCTTAGATGTTCTCGGAAAACGAGATGATGGTTACCATGAAGTAGAAATGATTATGACAACGGTAGATTTGGCTGACAGGATTCATCTCAAATTATTGAATAGTCATGATATTCGAATAGAAGTTAATAAAGGCCATGTGCCAGCTAATAAACATAACCATGCATATCAAGCAGCTTATTTATTAAAAAAAGCATTTAATATTCAAACGGGTGTCTCTATTTTTATTGACAAAAAAATCCCTGTCTCAGCAGGGCTAGCCGGAGGAAGTACAGATGCTGCTGCAGTATTACGTGGTCTTAATGATATGTGGGACCTCGGTCTTTCATTAGAGGAATTAGCCAATATAGGTCTGCAAATTGGATCAGATGTTCCGTTTTGTGTCTATGGGGGAACAGCTGTGGCGAGAGGAAGAGGGGAAAAGCTCAGTTTTATATCGACGCCACCTCCCTCGTGTTGGGTAGTCCTAGCCAAAACGCCAGCTGGTGTATCTACAAAGGATATTTACGGTAGCTTACAACTAGATAATATGTCCCGTCCAGATACTGCAGGAATGATTCGAGCTATTGAACAGCAGGACTTTAATGGGATTTGTAGCCGGTTAGAAAACGTCATGGAACCAGCAACTTTCAAGTTTGCTCCAGAAGTCAACATGATTAAGGAGAGGCTTATTCAGTTTGGAGCTGATGGGACGGTAATGAGTGGAAGTGGTCCTACTGTCTTTTCTTTAACTCGCAGTGATGCAAAAGCAGAGAGACTATATAATGGTTTAAAAGGATTTATGGAAGAAGTGTTTGTAGTTCGTATTTTAGGCGAACGCTACGAGGGTTTCAAGAAGTGA